The following are encoded together in the Rhizobium tumorigenes genome:
- the murJ gene encoding murein biosynthesis integral membrane protein MurJ — translation MSLVRKFATVGGATLGSRMFGFARETLMAAALGTGPMADVFYAAFRFPNLFRRLFAEGAFNAAFVPLFAKEIEANGIDGAKRFSEEVFGVLFSVLFLITVVMELCMPLLVRFVIAPGFADDADKMSITVRMAAVMFPYLMCMSLTAMMSGMLNSLHHFFAAAIAPVFLNVVMIGALLYALYVGAPPLSTAWYMSWGVLVAGILQLAVVYFGVLHAGISIGIRFPKITPNVKRLLILAVPAAITGGITQINQMIGQAIASSQEGAIAALQYADRIYQLPLGVVGVAVGVVLLPELARSLKGGNLREAGNLQNRSIEFVLFMTIPAAFALWILSDEIIRLLYERGAFHAQNTAVVGAILAIYGIGLPAFVMIKALQPGFYAREDTKTPMRFSAVAVAVNCATALTLFPHMGAPGIAVAEATAGWISTVLLFGTLLRRGHLVWEWALARRAALLVVAACVMGGVIFYLKQRWAPELASSASLPTKLGTLGLLIAISMVVYFATAFLIGGANLGMIRRNLNRKPVAKDEGPTA, via the coding sequence ATGAGTCTCGTACGTAAATTTGCGACCGTCGGTGGCGCGACGCTCGGTAGCCGCATGTTCGGTTTTGCTCGCGAAACGCTGATGGCGGCAGCGCTAGGTACCGGGCCGATGGCCGACGTCTTCTACGCCGCCTTCCGCTTTCCCAATCTGTTTCGCCGGCTTTTTGCCGAGGGCGCTTTCAATGCTGCCTTCGTGCCACTGTTTGCCAAGGAGATCGAGGCGAACGGCATCGACGGTGCAAAGCGCTTTTCCGAGGAAGTCTTCGGCGTGCTGTTTTCCGTGCTGTTCCTGATCACGGTGGTGATGGAACTCTGCATGCCGCTGCTGGTACGATTTGTAATCGCGCCGGGCTTTGCCGACGACGCCGACAAGATGTCGATCACGGTGCGCATGGCGGCGGTGATGTTTCCCTATCTGATGTGCATGTCGCTGACGGCGATGATGAGCGGCATGCTGAATTCGCTCCATCATTTCTTCGCCGCCGCCATCGCGCCGGTTTTCCTCAACGTGGTGATGATCGGCGCGCTGCTCTACGCGCTCTATGTCGGCGCGCCACCACTTTCGACTGCCTGGTATATGTCCTGGGGTGTGCTGGTCGCCGGCATCCTGCAGCTGGCTGTCGTCTATTTCGGCGTGCTGCATGCCGGCATCTCGATCGGCATCCGCTTTCCGAAAATCACGCCCAACGTCAAGCGGTTGCTTATTCTGGCAGTTCCTGCCGCGATTACCGGCGGCATCACCCAGATCAACCAGATGATCGGCCAGGCCATCGCCTCCAGCCAGGAAGGCGCCATCGCGGCCCTGCAATATGCCGACCGGATCTACCAGCTGCCGCTCGGTGTCGTTGGCGTCGCAGTTGGCGTCGTGCTGCTGCCGGAACTGGCCCGTTCGCTGAAGGGCGGCAACCTGCGCGAGGCCGGCAACCTGCAGAACCGCTCGATCGAATTCGTGCTGTTCATGACCATTCCCGCCGCCTTCGCGTTGTGGATCCTCTCCGACGAGATCATCCGGCTGCTCTACGAGCGCGGCGCTTTCCACGCGCAGAACACCGCCGTCGTCGGCGCTATCCTTGCCATCTACGGCATCGGCCTGCCTGCCTTCGTCATGATCAAGGCGCTGCAGCCGGGCTTTTACGCCCGCGAGGATACGAAAACGCCGATGCGCTTTTCCGCTGTCGCCGTCGCTGTGAACTGCGCCACTGCGCTGACCCTATTCCCGCATATGGGCGCTCCCGGCATTGCAGTGGCCGAGGCGACGGCAGGCTGGATCAGCACGGTACTGCTGTTCGGCACGCTCCTGCGTCGCGGCCACCTGGTCTGGGAATGGGCGCTGGCCCGCCGTGCCGCTTTGCTGGTGGTCGCCGCCTGCGTCATGGGCGGCGTCATCTTCTATCTGAAGCAGCGCTGGGCACCCGAACTGGCGTCCAGCGCATCGCTGCCGACCAAGCTCGGCACTCTCGGCTTGTTGATCGCCATTTCGATGGTCGTCTATTTCGCCACCGCCTTCCTCATAGGTGGAGCCAATCTTGGCATGATTCGTCGAAACCTCAATCGCAAGCCGGTGGCAAAGGATGAGGGGCCTACGGCGTGA
- a CDS encoding TetR/AcrR family transcriptional regulator, which yields MVDYNLPAGKSKKRMPTRDRILVAALSLFNEKSPGRVTTAEIAGMVGINEGNLYYHFRTKESLIISLFSGFETAAAGFVASAHFAPANDPASYPGLLRQWFSLVWDYRFLFRDLVDLLAVAPSLADAIRSVSTLMGHALDEILKRMESETLISVPADDRAPLLANVWIVATYWAVYLNLQQRVSALGEEHLDWGINQVSSLFRPYLSPTARQAFEEIRETTLSRQAVVTP from the coding sequence ATGGTCGACTATAATTTGCCGGCAGGAAAGTCGAAGAAACGCATGCCCACGCGCGACAGGATCCTGGTCGCAGCGCTTTCGCTGTTCAACGAAAAGAGCCCCGGTCGTGTGACTACAGCCGAGATTGCCGGCATGGTCGGGATCAACGAGGGGAACCTCTATTACCACTTCCGCACCAAGGAATCGCTGATCATCAGCCTGTTTTCAGGGTTCGAGACGGCGGCAGCCGGCTTTGTCGCAAGCGCGCACTTCGCTCCTGCCAACGATCCGGCGAGCTATCCTGGCCTTCTGCGCCAGTGGTTTTCGCTCGTCTGGGACTATCGCTTCCTGTTTCGCGACCTCGTCGACCTGCTTGCGGTTGCTCCATCGCTCGCCGATGCGATCCGGAGCGTCAGCACGCTGATGGGCCACGCATTGGACGAAATCCTGAAGCGCATGGAAAGCGAGACGCTGATCAGCGTACCAGCCGACGACAGGGCGCCTCTGCTGGCAAATGTGTGGATCGTCGCCACCTATTGGGCCGTGTATCTCAACCTGCAGCAGCGGGTATCGGCGCTCGGAGAGGAGCACCTGGACTGGGGTATCAACCAGGTATCCTCGCTTTTCCGTCCTTATCTCAGCCCAACCGCAAGGCAGGCATTCGAAGAAATCCGCGAGACAACCCTGTCGCGCCAGGCAGTCGTCACGCCGTAG
- a CDS encoding cytochrome P450, with the protein MQAATAMPSSASLPFIPRRSTAAAIVAVIRNPLQALPPQVFTERVVFARRAGKTHVYLSDPVLIHEALVGNANALSKGENVRRALGPALGEGLLTADGSHWKWQRQAVAGAFRHDRLVELQPAMIAAAETTRDRLLAAEGSTVDIGHEMMRTTFDIIVETMMSGGHGIDVARVERGITDYLKPSGWTFALAMLGAPEWVPFPGRGKARDAVAFLRSSLARVIAERRDAPDGRCDLVSMLLSASDPESGRSMSDGEIVDNLMTFITAGHETTALGLAWTLHLLAKHPEHEAAVVAEIATVTGGGPLRPEHVARLCYTRQVFSEAMRLYPPAPIITRTALREFALGEFRIPAGADIYVPIYALHRHPSLWSDPETFDPARFAPDAAKARHRYAYMPFGAGPRVCIGNAFAVMEAVAILAVLLPALRLGNHGAAEKKAIMKVTLRPKEDLLMDVRKRSVPSRSS; encoded by the coding sequence ATGCAAGCCGCAACCGCAATGCCCTCATCGGCCAGCTTGCCGTTTATTCCCCGCCGGTCCACGGCCGCAGCGATTGTCGCGGTGATCAGAAATCCGCTGCAGGCCTTGCCCCCCCAAGTGTTCACGGAACGCGTGGTCTTCGCCAGGCGCGCCGGCAAGACCCATGTCTATCTCTCCGATCCCGTCCTTATTCACGAAGCTCTCGTTGGCAATGCGAATGCGCTGAGCAAGGGCGAGAATGTGCGCAGGGCGCTGGGTCCGGCCCTCGGCGAAGGACTTCTCACCGCCGACGGGTCGCACTGGAAATGGCAGCGACAGGCAGTCGCCGGCGCATTTCGCCACGATCGGCTTGTCGAACTGCAACCCGCCATGATCGCAGCGGCGGAGACCACCCGGGACCGGCTTCTGGCAGCCGAGGGCAGCACCGTCGATATCGGCCACGAAATGATGCGCACCACCTTCGACATCATCGTAGAGACCATGATGTCGGGCGGCCATGGAATCGATGTGGCCAGGGTCGAGCGGGGGATCACGGACTACCTGAAACCGAGCGGTTGGACATTCGCACTCGCCATGCTCGGCGCTCCGGAATGGGTTCCCTTTCCCGGTCGCGGCAAGGCGCGGGATGCAGTGGCGTTTTTGCGCTCGAGCCTCGCCAGGGTCATAGCCGAGCGCCGGGACGCGCCCGATGGCCGTTGCGACCTCGTGTCGATGCTGCTCTCTGCCTCCGATCCGGAGAGCGGCCGCAGTATGAGCGACGGCGAAATCGTCGATAACCTCATGACCTTCATCACGGCCGGACACGAGACGACGGCGCTGGGCCTTGCCTGGACACTCCATCTCCTGGCAAAGCACCCCGAACATGAGGCCGCTGTCGTTGCGGAAATTGCAACGGTGACCGGGGGAGGCCCGCTGCGCCCGGAGCACGTCGCGAGGCTCTGCTACACCAGGCAAGTCTTCTCGGAGGCCATGCGGCTCTATCCGCCGGCCCCCATTATCACCCGGACGGCCTTGCGCGAGTTCGCACTGGGCGAATTCAGGATCCCGGCAGGTGCGGATATCTACGTGCCGATCTACGCACTCCATCGTCATCCGTCGCTCTGGTCAGATCCGGAGACCTTCGATCCCGCCCGGTTTGCCCCGGATGCCGCCAAGGCCCGCCACCGATACGCCTACATGCCGTTCGGGGCAGGGCCACGGGTCTGTATCGGCAATGCTTTCGCCGTCATGGAGGCCGTCGCTATCCTCGCTGTGCTCTTGCCGGCGCTCAGGCTCGGCAATCATGGCGCGGCAGAAAAGAAGGCCATCATGAAAGTCACGCTGCGTCCCAAGGAAGACCTGCTGATGGATGTTCGCAAGCGATCCGTCCCGTCTCGGTCCTCGTAG
- a CDS encoding aldo/keto reductase family oxidoreductase: MHATHQPDTFTLGSRSVKRMGYGAMQLAGPGVFGPPKDRDAAIAVLRAAVEAGVDHIDTSDFYGPHITNQLIREALHPYADDLVIVTKIGAKRGPDASWNPAFSAAELTEAVHDNLRNLGLDVLDVVNLRLMFSAHGPAEGSLEAPMTVLADLQRQGLVRHIGLSNATPTQIAEGRRIADIVCIQNMYNLAHRSDDALIDDLARDGIAYVPFFPLGGFSPLQSSALDSVAASLGATPMQVALAWLLRRSPNILLIPGTSSVGHLKENLAAADLQLTEDVLKALDGVSAG, translated from the coding sequence ATGCACGCTACCCATCAGCCAGACACATTCACCCTCGGCAGTCGCAGCGTCAAACGCATGGGATACGGTGCCATGCAGCTTGCCGGACCTGGCGTGTTCGGGCCACCCAAGGACCGCGACGCCGCCATCGCCGTACTGCGCGCCGCTGTCGAGGCCGGGGTCGATCACATCGACACCAGCGACTTCTACGGTCCGCATATCACCAACCAATTGATCCGCGAGGCGCTTCACCCCTATGCCGACGATCTGGTCATTGTCACCAAGATCGGTGCCAAGCGTGGTCCGGACGCATCGTGGAACCCGGCCTTCTCTGCCGCCGAGTTGACTGAGGCCGTGCACGACAATCTGCGCAACCTCGGCCTCGATGTGCTCGATGTCGTCAACCTGCGTCTGATGTTCAGTGCCCACGGGCCGGCCGAAGGCTCGCTCGAGGCGCCCATGACCGTTCTGGCCGATCTGCAGCGTCAGGGTCTTGTACGCCATATCGGGCTCAGCAATGCCACCCCGACGCAGATTGCCGAAGGCCGGCGTATCGCAGACATTGTCTGCATCCAGAACATGTACAATCTCGCCCACCGCAGCGACGATGCGCTGATCGACGATCTCGCCCGCGACGGCATCGCTTATGTGCCGTTCTTTCCGCTTGGCGGTTTCAGCCCGCTGCAATCCTCGGCTCTCGATAGCGTCGCTGCCAGCCTTGGCGCCACGCCGATGCAGGTTGCTCTTGCCTGGCTCCTCCGCCGCTCTCCCAACATCCTGCTCATTCCAGGCACGTCGTCCGTCGGCCATCTCAAGGAAAATCTGGCTGCCGCCGACCTTCAGCTTACCGAAGATGTCTTGAAGGCCCTCGACGGCGTGTCTGCTGGTTAA
- a CDS encoding GNAT family N-acetyltransferase, producing MPNIQIDRVHISDAEDLIDANRKSRAFHAPWIAPFTDMDGFDAWYARTVIGPNLGFVARERASGSIVGVVNISEMVWGAFRSGYLSYYGVSGLSRKGFMTEAVDSVCKHAFAEIGLHRLEANIQPDNVASLALVRRAGFQREGFSEKYLKIAGEWRDHERWARLSS from the coding sequence ATGCCGAACATTCAAATCGATCGCGTCCATATTTCGGATGCTGAAGACCTCATCGATGCAAACAGGAAGAGCAGAGCTTTTCATGCGCCCTGGATTGCTCCATTCACGGATATGGATGGCTTCGACGCGTGGTACGCCAGAACGGTAATCGGACCCAACCTCGGCTTCGTCGCACGCGAGCGAGCAAGCGGTTCCATTGTCGGCGTGGTGAATATCAGCGAGATGGTCTGGGGCGCGTTCCGAAGCGGATACCTCAGCTACTACGGCGTTTCTGGACTATCGCGGAAGGGCTTTATGACCGAGGCGGTCGATAGCGTCTGCAAACACGCTTTCGCGGAAATTGGTTTGCATCGGCTGGAAGCAAACATCCAGCCGGATAATGTTGCGTCACTGGCCCTGGTGCGGCGAGCCGGATTTCAGCGCGAAGGCTTTTCCGAAAAATACCTCAAGATCGCCGGCGAATGGCGCGACCATGAGCGGTGGGCGAGGCTATCCAGCTAG
- a CDS encoding VOC family protein → MSDRSVFLVTLVVNDYDAAKVFYCGTLGFDCLQDDVQADGKRWVVVQPPGTDGAALLLARAEGENQRAAIGNQTGGRVGFFLKTDDFDRDHATMLDKGVTFLEAPRREIYGTVAVFADPYGNRWDLIEHSA, encoded by the coding sequence ATGTCCGACCGATCCGTCTTTCTCGTCACCCTCGTCGTCAACGACTACGATGCAGCCAAGGTTTTCTATTGCGGGACGCTTGGCTTTGATTGCCTTCAGGATGACGTCCAGGCCGATGGCAAGCGCTGGGTCGTGGTGCAGCCTCCCGGGACGGATGGGGCGGCGTTGTTGCTGGCGAGGGCGGAGGGCGAAAATCAGCGTGCGGCAATCGGCAACCAAACCGGCGGCCGTGTCGGCTTTTTCCTGAAGACCGATGATTTCGACCGCGATCACGCCACCATGCTGGACAAGGGCGTCACCTTCCTGGAGGCGCCGCGTCGGGAAATCTACGGCACGGTCGCGGTGTTTGCCGATCCCTATGGCAATCGCTGGGATCTGATCGAGCATTCTGCCTGA
- the trpS gene encoding tryptophan--tRNA ligase, with protein sequence MTEFKKLVFSGVQPTGNLHLGNYLGAIKKFVALQDNNDCIYCVVDMHALTAQLVHDDMPGQIRSITAAFLAAGIDPEKHIVFAQSSVPQHAELAWIFNCVARIGWMNRMTQFKDKAGKDRENASLGLYAYPSLMAADILVYRGTHVPVGDDQKQHLELARDIAMKFNIDYAEHIRRAGTGLDIVVGEQPVHAFFPLVEPLIDGPAPRVMSLKDGSKKMSKSDPSDLSRINLMDDEETISKKIRKAKTDPDGLPSEIAGLAGRPEADNLVGIYAALADKTKAEVLAEFGGQQFSVFKPALVDVAVATLAPITGEMRRLMADPGHIDAVLRNGGARARARAEVTMQQVRDIVGFIS encoded by the coding sequence ATGACCGAATTCAAGAAACTCGTATTTTCCGGCGTCCAGCCGACCGGCAACCTGCATCTCGGTAATTATCTCGGCGCCATCAAGAAATTCGTAGCGCTGCAGGACAATAACGACTGCATCTACTGCGTCGTCGACATGCATGCATTGACTGCGCAACTCGTCCACGACGACATGCCCGGCCAGATCCGCTCGATTACCGCAGCTTTTCTCGCTGCCGGCATCGACCCCGAAAAGCATATCGTCTTCGCCCAGTCGTCCGTGCCGCAGCATGCCGAACTCGCCTGGATCTTCAATTGCGTTGCCCGCATCGGCTGGATGAACCGCATGACGCAGTTCAAGGACAAGGCCGGCAAGGATCGTGAAAACGCGTCGCTCGGGCTCTACGCCTATCCGAGCCTGATGGCGGCCGACATTCTTGTCTATCGAGGAACGCATGTGCCCGTCGGCGATGACCAGAAGCAGCATCTGGAGCTTGCCCGCGACATCGCCATGAAGTTCAACATCGACTATGCCGAGCACATCAGGCGCGCTGGCACCGGGCTTGATATCGTTGTTGGCGAACAGCCGGTGCATGCCTTCTTCCCGCTCGTGGAACCGCTGATCGACGGCCCTGCGCCGCGTGTCATGTCGCTGAAGGATGGCTCCAAGAAGATGTCGAAGTCGGATCCGTCGGACCTGTCGCGTATCAACCTGATGGACGACGAGGAAACGATCTCCAAGAAGATCCGCAAGGCGAAGACCGATCCGGATGGCTTGCCGAGCGAGATCGCCGGTCTTGCCGGCCGCCCGGAAGCCGACAATCTCGTCGGCATCTACGCAGCACTTGCCGACAAGACCAAGGCGGAGGTCCTCGCCGAATTCGGCGGCCAGCAGTTCTCGGTTTTCAAGCCGGCGCTGGTCGATGTCGCGGTTGCTACCCTGGCGCCTATCACCGGGGAAATGCGCCGGCTGATGGCCGACCCCGGTCATATCGATGCCGTGCTGCGCAATGGCGGAGCAAGGGCCCGGGCCCGGGCCGAAGTCACCATGCAGCAGGTCCGCGATATCGTCGGCTTCATCTCCTAG
- a CDS encoding universal stress protein has translation MVSQRLSRLEGHRRKFMAVIDGTPECQRAVHYAGRRAKNSNGGLLLLYVIPDGDFQQWLGVEEIMRAEAREEAEAVVAKAAQLVRETIGIEPETVIREGDVAEQLNAVIDEDRDVAILVLAAGSNKEGPGPLVSSVAGRSAAFPIPVTVLPDSLTNEEIDALC, from the coding sequence ATGGTATCACAGCGACTTTCACGGCTAGAAGGCCATCGCCGCAAGTTCATGGCGGTGATCGACGGCACTCCGGAATGCCAGCGTGCCGTGCACTATGCCGGCCGGCGAGCGAAGAATTCCAATGGCGGTCTGCTGCTGCTTTACGTCATTCCCGATGGTGATTTCCAGCAATGGCTGGGGGTCGAGGAGATCATGCGCGCAGAAGCGCGTGAGGAGGCCGAGGCCGTTGTCGCCAAAGCTGCCCAGCTTGTGCGGGAGACCATCGGCATCGAGCCCGAAACGGTCATCCGCGAGGGCGATGTTGCGGAACAGCTGAATGCAGTGATCGACGAGGACCGCGACGTCGCCATTCTTGTTCTGGCAGCGGGATCGAACAAGGAAGGTCCGGGACCGCTGGTATCGTCCGTTGCCGGTCGCTCCGCAGCCTTCCCGATCCCGGTCACGGTGCTGCCGGATTCTCTGACAAACGAGGAAATCGACGCTCTCTGCTGA
- a CDS encoding NifU family protein, which translates to MFIQTESTPNPSTLKFLPGKVVMENGTAEFRSAADAQVSPLAARLFTVPGVTGVYFGYDFISVSKDDQEWQHLKPAILGSIMEHFMSGKPVMGTSSALSEVTDADGEFFAEGDESIVLTIKELLETRVRPAVAQDGGDITFRGFRDGTVFLNMKGSCAGCPSSTATLKHGVQNLLRHFVPEVLEVEAV; encoded by the coding sequence ATGTTCATTCAGACCGAGTCCACGCCGAACCCCTCAACGCTGAAATTCCTGCCTGGCAAGGTTGTCATGGAAAATGGCACGGCCGAGTTCCGCAGCGCCGCCGACGCGCAGGTTTCGCCACTTGCTGCCCGCCTGTTCACCGTGCCCGGAGTCACCGGCGTCTATTTCGGCTATGATTTCATCAGCGTCTCCAAGGACGATCAGGAATGGCAGCATCTGAAGCCAGCCATCCTCGGGTCGATCATGGAGCATTTCATGTCCGGCAAGCCTGTTATGGGCACGTCCTCGGCACTGTCGGAAGTCACGGATGCCGATGGCGAATTCTTCGCCGAGGGCGATGAGTCCATCGTTTTGACGATCAAGGAACTGCTGGAGACCCGTGTCCGTCCGGCCGTCGCCCAGGATGGCGGCGACATTACTTTCCGCGGCTTCCGGGATGGCACTGTCTTTCTCAACATGAAAGGCTCCTGCGCAGGCTGCCCTTCGTCCACCGCCACGCTGAAGCACGGCGTCCAGAACCTCCTCCGCCATTTTGTGCCCGAAGTGCTGGAAGTCGAAGCGGTCTGA
- the tsaB gene encoding tRNA (adenosine(37)-N6)-threonylcarbamoyltransferase complex dimerization subunit type 1 TsaB, which translates to MIVLALDTAGIDCAAAVYDSDGDRVLSEITETIGKGHAEHLIALVDRVLDKAGLELDAVERIAVTVGPGSFTGIRVGVAAARGFALALGIPAVGVTTLEVIAAAHRPKAAGRPMLVAMDAKRGEVYLQTFGGDGMPLGEPAAVLVEDARALAVEFDGLLAGSAEPLLSSKAEDTLADAAGNVFPISDVARLGAKMLVGEKPKPLYLRGPDAKPQLGFAVARQ; encoded by the coding sequence ATGATCGTACTGGCGCTGGATACCGCAGGCATCGATTGCGCCGCCGCCGTCTATGACAGCGACGGCGACCGCGTGCTCTCCGAAATTACCGAAACCATCGGCAAGGGACATGCCGAGCATCTCATCGCGCTGGTCGATCGTGTGCTCGACAAGGCTGGCTTGGAGCTCGATGCAGTCGAGCGGATCGCCGTGACTGTCGGTCCCGGCTCCTTCACCGGCATTCGGGTCGGCGTCGCTGCCGCCCGTGGCTTTGCCCTTGCGCTCGGCATCCCGGCTGTCGGCGTCACGACACTCGAGGTGATCGCGGCTGCCCATCGCCCGAAGGCTGCGGGCCGGCCGATGCTGGTGGCAATGGACGCCAAGCGGGGGGAAGTCTACCTGCAGACATTCGGCGGCGACGGAATGCCTCTCGGGGAGCCTGCGGCGGTGCTCGTGGAGGATGCTCGAGCGCTGGCCGTCGAGTTCGATGGCCTGCTGGCCGGCTCGGCCGAGCCGCTTTTGAGCTCCAAGGCGGAGGATACGCTGGCAGACGCGGCTGGCAATGTCTTTCCGATCTCGGATGTTGCAAGGCTCGGTGCTAAAATGCTTGTCGGTGAGAAGCCGAAGCCGCTTTATCTGCGTGGTCCAGATGCCAAGCCGCAGCTCGGCTTTGCCGTCGCGAGGCAATAG
- a CDS encoding GNAT family N-acetyltransferase, which yields MLPSFLRSKPDYEVVAMVSRDCADVSALHSARFPKAWGTGEFHSLLSQEPVFGFVARQTNGKPALCGFVLARHVADEAEILTVAVQPKLGRAGLGWRLMQAAMREAHRRGGESMFLEVDAGNVAAVGLYRKLGFATVGERKAYYTDASGTKSTALVMRRDLR from the coding sequence ATGCTGCCGTCTTTCCTCAGAAGCAAGCCGGACTACGAAGTCGTCGCCATGGTCTCGCGCGATTGCGCCGACGTATCCGCCCTGCACAGCGCCCGCTTTCCGAAAGCCTGGGGTACAGGCGAATTCCACAGCCTGCTGTCGCAGGAGCCGGTGTTCGGCTTTGTCGCTCGCCAGACCAATGGCAAGCCGGCACTTTGCGGTTTCGTGCTGGCTCGCCATGTCGCCGACGAGGCGGAGATCCTCACGGTTGCGGTGCAACCGAAGCTCGGTCGCGCCGGTCTCGGCTGGCGATTGATGCAGGCAGCGATGCGCGAGGCGCACCGGCGCGGCGGTGAAAGCATGTTTCTGGAGGTCGATGCCGGCAATGTTGCGGCAGTCGGGCTCTACCGCAAGCTGGGCTTCGCCACGGTTGGCGAGCGCAAGGCCTATTACACGGATGCATCCGGTACAAAATCGACGGCGCTTGTCATGCGCCGCGATCTTCGCTAG
- a CDS encoding Fur family transcriptional regulator encodes MTDIAKSLEELCAERGMRMTEQRRVIARIIADAEDHPDVEELHRRSVKIDSKISISTVYRTVKLFEDAGIITRHDFRDGRSRYETVPEEHHDHLIDLKTGDVVEFHSPEIEALQERIAREHGFRLVGHRLELYGVPIKKDEH; translated from the coding sequence ATGACAGATATTGCCAAATCGCTCGAGGAGCTCTGTGCCGAACGCGGCATGCGCATGACCGAGCAGCGGCGCGTCATCGCTCGAATCATTGCAGATGCCGAGGATCATCCCGATGTCGAGGAACTGCATCGCCGCTCGGTGAAGATCGATTCGAAAATCTCCATCTCTACGGTTTACCGCACGGTGAAGCTGTTCGAGGACGCCGGCATTATCACCCGCCACGATTTTCGAGACGGCCGTTCGCGCTATGAGACGGTTCCGGAAGAGCACCACGATCACCTGATCGACCTGAAGACCGGCGACGTCGTCGAATTCCATTCGCCGGAAATCGAGGCTTTGCAGGAACGTATCGCCCGCGAGCACGGCTTCCGCCTTGTCGGCCACCGGCTGGAGCTCTATGGCGTGCCGATCAAGAAGGACGAGCACTGA
- a CDS encoding lysophospholipid acyltransferase family protein codes for MIHRLRLAFGLLLVVVASVFLLPLQCICLYFDWKLRRYLPRLWHRLVCYAFGLHIRVHGAPDRRRPLMLASNHSSWLDILVLSAVADVAFIAKIEVRDWPIFGLFARLQKTVFVVREQKRKTGEQVNEIAERMAGGEIVVLFPEGTTSDGNRLLEVKSSLFGAAAAALPAAPEGVVHVQPVAVAYTGIHGMPMGRYHRPVATWPGDIEMMPSLKGVLACGAIDVDVHFGETVDYRADSNRKQVAAEVTERIRALLSGLLLGRHKT; via the coding sequence TTGATCCACCGGCTTCGCCTTGCCTTCGGTCTGCTGCTTGTGGTGGTCGCCAGCGTTTTCCTGCTGCCGCTGCAATGTATCTGCCTCTATTTTGACTGGAAGCTGCGTCGCTACCTGCCGCGCCTCTGGCACCGCCTAGTCTGCTATGCCTTCGGGCTGCATATCCGCGTTCACGGCGCGCCGGATCGTCGAAGGCCGTTGATGCTGGCATCTAACCACTCGTCCTGGCTGGATATCCTGGTGCTGTCGGCGGTTGCCGATGTTGCCTTCATCGCGAAGATCGAGGTGCGCGACTGGCCGATCTTCGGACTGTTCGCGCGGTTGCAGAAGACGGTCTTCGTCGTCCGAGAGCAGAAGCGCAAGACGGGCGAGCAGGTGAACGAGATTGCCGAGCGCATGGCCGGCGGCGAGATCGTCGTGCTGTTTCCGGAAGGCACAACATCGGACGGCAACCGCCTGCTGGAGGTGAAGTCCTCGCTGTTCGGGGCGGCGGCGGCGGCTCTTCCGGCCGCACCCGAAGGCGTGGTGCACGTCCAGCCGGTCGCGGTCGCCTATACAGGCATCCACGGCATGCCGATGGGGCGCTATCACCGGCCCGTTGCCACATGGCCGGGAGACATCGAGATGATGCCGTCGCTGAAGGGCGTGCTTGCCTGCGGCGCAATCGATGTCGACGTGCATTTCGGTGAGACGGTCGATTATCGCGCCGACAGCAACCGTAAGCAGGTCGCAGCCGAAGTCACGGAGCGTATTCGCGCCCTGCTTTCGGGCCTGCTACTCGGTCGCCACAAGACCTGA